The genomic interval CTCGAGACACCGAGGGGCCGGGTCCGCGCCAAGGCCGTCGTCCTGGCGACGAACGCTTACACCCCGCATCTGGGTTATTTTCGCAACGCGCTCGTTCCGCTGCTCTCCCACGTCGTCGCGACCGATCGGCAAGCGGATCCAACCTGGCAGTCGTTGGGCTGGAAAAAGGCTTCGGGCTTCACCGACGACCGCGGGCGCCTGTCGTACGGAACTCTGACGTCGAGTGGCCAACTCCTCTTCGGCGGCGGGAGCAACGAGAGCTACGACTATGTCTACGCGAACGGCACTCGTCTGCCGAACGTCCCGTCACGCGCTTTCGAGGCGTGCCGAGGCCACCTCGAGAGCTACCTGCCGCGGGTGAAGGACGTACCGCTGATTCACCGGTGGAGCGGGCCGGTCGCGCTCACGATGTCGAGGCTGTGCACGATGGGAGCTCGAGGAACGCACAAGAATGTCTATTTTGCGCTGGGTTACAGCGGCCACGGAGTGACTCTCGCCAACCTGGCGGGGCGCGTCCTGACCGACGTGTACAGCGGCCAGGGCGAACGGTGGGAGGGCTATCCCTTCTACCAGCAAAAGCTGCGGTTCATACCACCCGAGCCCTTTCGCTGGCTCGGCTATCATCTGTACACGCGTCTCACGGGGCGTTCGCCGCGCTCCGGCAAGTGAATCGAATTCTGTTTTCGATATTCGACTCATTCCGGCAGACGCTCGTAGACGGAGCGGATCACGACCGGTTCCTTCATCCCATCGAGCTCCAAGGTCGCCGTCACGATGAGCGTCTGCTCGTCGGGAGACAACTCGTAGGTCCAGAGCATTTCTCCGCGCGACATCTTTTCTCGAATCCAAACGGAGTTTCCTCTCAGCTCTGCCGTGGTCTCGAGCTCGGTGCCGTTGGGCATTTCTCGTTTGTGCTTTTCGCCATCGAGATAATAGATTTGGAGCCGCTGACCCCGATCCACACGCAGCTCCGCACCGTCGAACTCGACGACCAGCTCGTCCCCGGAGTCGATCTCCATCGGTCCACCACCGCGGCCTTCCCGACCTCCTCGGCGTCCGCTCTCGCCGGGGATGCCACCGCCAGGAGGTGGGCCTCCGGGGCGGCCACCCTGTTCTCTCTGCGCGCGCATCTGCTCGAATGCCAAACGCATCTTCTCGTCCGCGTCGTCGCTGCGCTCCGGGTCGCGTTCCCACGAGCCGGAGAAGCCAGCCAGTTGAGCCGCCAGCGCCAGAACCACCAAACCCATCGCCGCCTCCTTCGCCGAGCGAGCCTTTTTGCCCGCTCCTCGCTGGTCCAGAGGAGCCTGCAATCGCATGAAACTTTTCTCTCGGTTCGCTCGTCCAAAGAACAGTACAACAGAAAAGGAGACGAGAAAATGTACGCGGACAACGGTTTTGGCCGCAGACGGCCGGAGGGTTGGGCAGAGCGAAGGCGGTTCTTCCGGAAGCTATTGGAACGAGCCCGAAACGAGGCGCACGACAAACAAAACGATACGGCGAAACGACCTTGACGAACCTTTGAACAAGGGAGGATGTTTTTGTTCAATGCTGTGGCGGCCGATCAATTACGGGTCCCGCCACGGCATTGACCACTAGAATGGGTCTTTCCCCCCACGCCTCTCCCTTCCGGCCTCGATTCCCCTGACTCGCAATGAAAGAGCTCCTGGAGAATTCTGCCCGGCGGGCAGCGATCTATCTCGAAGGTCTGTCCGAGCGGAGCGTCACTCCGAGAGCCGACGATCTGACGCGGCTCCGCGAGCTCCATATCTCGCTTCCCGACCAGCCCACATCCCCCGAGCAAGTCCTGAAGACGCTCGATGACGTGGGCTCACCGGCGACGGTCGCGAGCGCGGGTCCGAGATACTTCGGCTTCGTGACCGGTGGAGCCCTGCCCGCGAGTCTCGCCGCCAGCGTGCTC from Vicinamibacteria bacterium carries:
- a CDS encoding FAD-dependent oxidoreductase, with product MREAFDDNRSIWLSGKPPYESAPPLGRDVVLDVAIIGGGFTGVSTAYHLSKRYPERGIAILEARTIANGASGRNGGQMLNWVQGVDNRDLDQAKKIYAITQEGIEGILSLIDEHHLEVPHRRDGHLDVFTSDESAEAGQAEVERLRTAGLPLRFLGVRELRDYIELEGATGAVLDPGGGQLDGVAFLRGLRPVLESRGVRVYESTPVTRVREGSTVELETPRGRVRAKAVVLATNAYTPHLGYFRNALVPLLSHVVATDRQADPTWQSLGWKKASGFTDDRGRLSYGTLTSSGQLLFGGGSNESYDYVYANGTRLPNVPSRAFEACRGHLESYLPRVKDVPLIHRWSGPVALTMSRLCTMGARGTHKNVYFALGYSGHGVTLANLAGRVLTDVYSGQGERWEGYPFYQQKLRFIPPEPFRWLGYHLYTRLTGRSPRSGK